One genomic window of Tenacibaculum tangerinum includes the following:
- the era gene encoding GTPase Era, which produces MTHKAGFVNIIGNPNVGKSTLMNALVGEKLSIITSKAQTTRHRILGIVNGDDYQIIFSDTPGIIKPAYELQESMMDFVKSAFEDADVLIYMVEVGETALKNEAFFNKIIHSKIPVILLLNKVDKSTQEEVEEKIDYWKKKVPSSYVYVISALEKFNIDTVFYKIIELLPESPPFYPKDQLTDKPERFFVNEKIREKILLHYKKEIPYSVEVETESFVEEDNIIKIRSVIMVERETQKGIIIGHKGNSIKRVGTEARKDLEQFFEKKVFLDLYVKINKNWRSNERQLKRFGYKD; this is translated from the coding sequence ATGACACATAAAGCAGGATTTGTAAATATCATCGGAAACCCAAATGTTGGAAAGTCAACCTTAATGAATGCATTGGTTGGTGAAAAACTATCTATCATTACCTCTAAAGCACAAACTACTAGGCATCGTATTCTAGGTATTGTTAATGGCGATGACTATCAAATTATTTTTTCTGATACTCCAGGAATCATAAAACCTGCTTACGAGCTGCAAGAATCTATGATGGATTTTGTTAAATCTGCCTTTGAAGATGCTGATGTGCTTATTTACATGGTAGAAGTTGGTGAAACTGCCTTAAAAAATGAAGCTTTTTTTAACAAAATCATCCATAGTAAAATTCCAGTAATTCTACTATTAAACAAAGTTGATAAATCGACTCAAGAAGAAGTTGAAGAAAAAATTGACTATTGGAAAAAGAAAGTTCCGAGCTCTTATGTATATGTCATTTCGGCTCTTGAAAAATTTAATATAGATACTGTTTTTTATAAAATTATTGAGCTTTTACCAGAATCTCCTCCTTTTTATCCAAAAGATCAATTAACCGATAAACCCGAACGATTTTTTGTGAACGAAAAAATTCGTGAAAAAATTCTTCTACACTACAAAAAAGAAATTCCGTACTCTGTAGAAGTAGAAACTGAAAGTTTTGTTGAAGAAGACAACATTATTAAAATCCGTTCTGTTATTATGGTAGAACGCGAAACACAAAAAGGAATTATCATTGGTCATAAAGGAAATTCTATAAAGCGTGTAGGAACAGAAGCTCGTAAAGATTTAGAACAATTTTTTGAAAAGAAAGTTTTTTTAGATTTATATGTAAAAATAAACAAAAATTGGCGCTCTAACGAACGACAATTAAAGCGATTCGGATATAAAGACTAA
- a CDS encoding GTP-binding protein — MDDKLYNQIFLKPRFQLEYDMNSQDLLEGIKKHVSDVSKYKMRVVDNHVVIDVPEKESHLWSPQLQIEIEEVSETKSNIKGLFGPKPQIWTFFMFLHFLVGTAFLIFAIVAYSNWSLKKTTMLPIVMLVVLPIVWVAMYLVGSLGKSTGKKQMDELKDYTKKLLKTVKND, encoded by the coding sequence ATGGACGATAAATTATACAATCAAATTTTTTTAAAACCTCGCTTTCAGTTAGAGTATGACATGAATTCTCAGGATTTATTAGAGGGAATTAAGAAACACGTAAGCGATGTTTCTAAATACAAAATGAGAGTTGTAGATAATCATGTGGTGATTGATGTGCCAGAAAAGGAATCGCATTTATGGTCGCCACAGCTACAAATAGAAATTGAAGAGGTATCAGAAACTAAATCAAATATAAAAGGATTGTTTGGCCCAAAACCTCAAATATGGACTTTTTTTATGTTTTTACATTTTTTGGTAGGTACTGCTTTTTTAATTTTTGCTATTGTAGCTTATAGCAATTGGTCGTTAAAAAAAACAACCATGTTACCCATAGTAATGTTAGTTGTTTTACCTATTGTATGGGTTGCAATGTACTTAGTGGGTAGTTTAGGTAAGTCAACAGGAAAAAAACAAATGGATGAATTAAAAGACTACACTAAAAAGTTGTTGAAAACCGTTAAAAACGATTAG
- the der gene encoding ribosome biogenesis GTPase Der has protein sequence MSIIAIVGRPNVGKSTLFNRLVKRREAIVDSVSGVTRDRHYGKSEWNGKEFSVIDTGGYVVGSDDIFEGEIRKQVQLAIEEADIIVFVVDVEQGITPMDAEVAKILRQVEKPLFIAVNKVDNAMRDADAVEFYNLGLGDYYTISSINGSGTGELLDAIAEEIPEPEEDEEKEELPRFAVVGRPNAGKSSFINALIGEDRNIVTDIAGTTRDSIDTKYNRFGFEFNLVDTAGIRKKSKVKEDLEFYSVMRAVRAVEHCDVAVLVIDATRGFEGQDEKIFWLAEKNRKGIVILVNKWDLVEKETNTMRDFEATIRQAIAPFTDVPIIFISALTKQRIFKAIETAVEVFENRKRRIQTSKLNETMLEIIEHNPPPATKGKFIKIKYCMQLPTHTPQFAFFANLPQYIRDPYKRYIENQLREHYNFNGVPMSIYFRQK, from the coding sequence ATGAGTATTATTGCGATTGTAGGAAGACCAAACGTAGGAAAATCTACCTTATTTAACCGATTGGTAAAGCGCCGTGAAGCTATTGTAGATTCTGTTAGTGGAGTTACGAGAGATCGTCATTACGGAAAATCTGAATGGAACGGAAAAGAGTTTTCTGTAATTGACACAGGGGGGTATGTAGTTGGTTCTGATGATATTTTTGAAGGAGAAATACGCAAACAAGTTCAGTTGGCTATCGAAGAAGCCGATATTATTGTTTTTGTAGTAGATGTTGAGCAAGGCATTACTCCAATGGATGCCGAAGTTGCTAAAATTTTGCGTCAGGTTGAAAAACCTCTATTCATAGCAGTTAACAAAGTTGACAATGCCATGCGCGATGCCGATGCTGTTGAGTTTTACAACCTTGGTTTAGGAGACTACTACACCATTTCTTCAATAAATGGAAGCGGAACAGGAGAACTGTTAGATGCCATTGCCGAAGAAATTCCTGAACCCGAAGAAGATGAAGAAAAAGAAGAACTTCCTCGTTTTGCTGTTGTTGGACGCCCAAATGCAGGGAAATCATCATTTATCAATGCATTAATTGGAGAAGACAGAAATATTGTTACCGATATAGCAGGAACAACTAGAGATTCTATCGATACCAAATACAATCGTTTCGGATTTGAATTCAATTTAGTAGATACGGCTGGAATTAGAAAAAAATCGAAAGTAAAAGAAGATTTAGAGTTTTACTCTGTAATGCGTGCCGTGCGTGCTGTTGAGCATTGCGATGTTGCTGTGCTGGTTATTGATGCAACTCGTGGTTTTGAAGGGCAAGATGAAAAAATATTTTGGCTAGCAGAAAAAAACCGAAAAGGAATTGTTATTTTGGTGAATAAGTGGGATTTGGTTGAAAAAGAAACCAATACCATGCGTGATTTTGAAGCTACAATTCGTCAGGCAATCGCTCCTTTTACCGATGTTCCTATTATATTTATTTCTGCATTAACCAAACAACGTATCTTCAAGGCAATTGAAACCGCTGTAGAGGTTTTTGAAAACAGAAAACGTCGTATTCAAACAAGTAAGTTAAACGAAACAATGTTGGAGATTATAGAACACAATCCGCCTCCAGCAACCAAAGGTAAATTCATAAAAATAAAGTACTGTATGCAACTACCAACGCATACACCCCAGTTTGCTTTCTTTGCGAACTTACCTCAATATATTAGAGACCCATACAAGCGTTATATAGAAAACCAATTACGTGAACATTACAATTTTAATGGTGTTCCTATGAGTATCTATTTCCGACAAAAATAA
- a CDS encoding outer membrane beta-barrel protein, which translates to MKKLLFAFTLLFASSIFAQSYQFKITGVVASEKDKTPIEAATIHLEKAKDSTVVTYTISNNKGLFSLEGKTYHKNVKLFISYIGMDDYSKSIQLDKTPNLNLGTVLLKEKSNLLNEVVVKSRAPITIKKDTLEFNVKSFKTKKDATVEDLLKKLPGVEVDEDGKITVNGKEVNKILVNGKPFFGNDPSITTKNLTKEIIEKVQITDTKSKSEAFAGEKGDTNNKTINLTIKKENNKGWFGRVSGGIGTDERFEGAAMVNRFDNDQRFSVLASTNNINSPGFSFGEIRKMFGGGGNIWINGNGGFNVNGRSFGGGSGIIKSKTAGATYADEYGKGLDANTNYFYSGSSSNNESKSSREYTLPDRKYFSNSTTTSVDENHNHSIDTDFDIEIDSTFLININPSFVFNKREGSSRRQEESLDANNTLTNSFISSAYSESEANNFQNSLDITKKLGTKGSFIKASVTNRIDKADTESINKSTIEVFGSNPSTEIRDQKSATESNLMGLNTRFTYRFPLVAKKLFLDTKYTYLRNERENINNTFDFNTTTQQYSDFNTDLSSDFIYNDIAKIPSLELVYKTKKWNVNFETGFINRTLENNDKLRPELSLEKKYNNLNLDASFRYRFDSKASVYVNYYINNNAPSINQIQPFSNVTNPSNIITGNPNLKPTQNHRVYMNFNKYNWQARTGFWFYVSGTLYKDQIISNTTIGDDLVRNTTFENTDGGYDAWGGGNYSKRIKLDSLTSINLRVGAYLNANKNFNILNTIKEGARTTSLQPNIRATFNWNKLVSIETRYDISFSNTKYDINKNQNQNFTRHLVNIRTRTNVPKKLEWRNDVRYTYNPNVIGFNKSAWFWNATLAYSVFKDQGTISLKAYDLLNQNNNVRRTASANYIEDSESTVLQQYFMLGFSWKFNSLGKKGSIKEYDFHF; encoded by the coding sequence ATGAAAAAACTACTTTTTGCTTTTACACTACTTTTCGCTAGTTCAATTTTTGCCCAATCGTATCAATTTAAAATCACAGGTGTTGTTGCATCAGAAAAAGATAAAACTCCTATCGAAGCCGCAACCATTCATTTAGAAAAAGCAAAAGATAGCACTGTCGTTACCTACACCATTTCAAACAATAAAGGATTATTTTCTTTAGAAGGTAAAACCTATCATAAAAATGTAAAGTTGTTTATCTCTTATATAGGTATGGATGATTATTCCAAATCGATACAGTTAGATAAAACTCCTAACTTGAATCTAGGAACTGTACTTTTAAAAGAAAAAAGTAATTTATTAAACGAAGTCGTTGTAAAATCTAGAGCACCCATTACGATAAAAAAAGACACCTTAGAATTTAATGTAAAATCTTTTAAAACAAAGAAAGATGCTACCGTAGAAGATCTTTTAAAAAAGTTACCAGGCGTTGAAGTAGATGAAGATGGAAAAATTACCGTAAACGGAAAAGAGGTTAATAAAATATTGGTAAATGGCAAACCCTTCTTTGGAAACGACCCCAGCATTACTACTAAAAATTTAACCAAAGAAATTATTGAAAAAGTTCAAATAACCGATACAAAATCAAAATCAGAAGCATTTGCAGGAGAAAAAGGCGATACGAACAACAAGACTATCAACCTTACCATTAAAAAAGAAAATAATAAAGGGTGGTTTGGTAGAGTCTCAGGTGGTATTGGAACAGACGAACGTTTTGAAGGAGCAGCCATGGTAAACCGTTTTGATAACGACCAAAGATTTAGTGTGTTAGCGAGTACCAACAACATCAACTCTCCTGGATTTAGTTTTGGAGAAATTCGAAAAATGTTTGGAGGCGGTGGCAATATCTGGATTAATGGTAATGGTGGTTTTAATGTTAACGGAAGAAGTTTTGGAGGGGGTAGCGGTATTATTAAATCCAAAACTGCTGGTGCTACCTACGCTGATGAATACGGAAAAGGTCTCGATGCAAACACAAACTATTTTTATTCAGGAAGTAGCTCTAACAACGAATCAAAAAGTAGTAGAGAATACACCCTCCCAGATAGAAAGTATTTCTCGAACTCTACCACTACTTCCGTTGATGAAAACCACAATCATAGTATTGACACAGATTTTGACATCGAAATAGATTCAACTTTTTTGATTAATATCAACCCTTCTTTTGTATTTAACAAAAGAGAAGGAAGCAGCCGCAGACAAGAAGAATCTTTAGACGCAAATAATACGCTTACGAATAGCTTTATCAGTTCCGCCTACTCAGAATCAGAAGCAAATAACTTTCAAAACAGCTTAGATATTACTAAAAAATTGGGCACAAAAGGTTCTTTTATTAAAGCCTCGGTAACCAATCGTATTGATAAAGCAGATACTGAAAGCATTAACAAGTCTACCATAGAAGTTTTTGGAAGCAATCCGAGTACTGAAATTAGAGATCAAAAAAGCGCTACCGAAAGCAACTTAATGGGACTCAATACACGATTTACTTATCGTTTTCCTTTGGTTGCTAAAAAACTCTTTTTAGACACCAAATACACCTACCTGCGTAACGAGCGAGAAAATATAAATAATACCTTCGACTTTAATACTACCACACAACAATACAGTGATTTTAACACTGATTTAAGTTCTGACTTTATCTATAACGACATTGCAAAAATACCCTCGTTAGAATTAGTTTATAAAACAAAAAAGTGGAACGTAAACTTCGAAACTGGTTTTATAAACAGAACACTAGAAAACAACGATAAATTACGCCCCGAATTAAGTTTAGAAAAAAAATACAACAACCTAAATTTAGACGCTAGCTTTAGGTATCGATTCGACTCCAAAGCCTCTGTTTATGTTAACTATTATATAAACAACAATGCTCCTAGTATTAATCAAATTCAACCTTTTTCAAACGTTACCAATCCCTCAAATATAATTACGGGTAATCCAAACTTAAAACCTACGCAGAATCACCGAGTATATATGAATTTTAATAAATATAACTGGCAAGCTCGAACAGGGTTTTGGTTTTATGTAAGTGGTACTCTTTATAAAGACCAGATAATTAGCAATACTACTATTGGTGATGACCTTGTTAGAAATACTACTTTTGAAAACACAGATGGTGGATATGATGCTTGGGGAGGTGGTAATTACAGTAAAAGAATTAAACTAGACTCTCTTACCAGCATTAATCTTAGAGTTGGAGCGTACCTTAACGCTAATAAAAACTTTAATATTTTAAATACTATTAAAGAAGGAGCTAGAACTACTTCTTTACAACCTAACATAAGAGCCACATTTAATTGGAACAAACTCGTAAGCATAGAAACTCGTTACGATATTTCCTTTTCAAATACAAAATACGACATCAATAAGAATCAAAATCAAAATTTTACAAGACATTTAGTTAATATTAGAACGAGAACTAATGTTCCAAAAAAGCTAGAATGGAGAAACGATGTTCGATACACCTACAACCCAAATGTAATTGGTTTTAACAAATCTGCTTGGTTTTGGAACGCTACACTCGCCTACTCTGTATTCAAAGACCAAGGTACCATTAGCTTAAAGGCGTACGATTTACTGAACCAAAATAACAATGTTCGTCGTACTGCTTCGGCAAACTACATAGAAGATTCTGAAAGCACGGTGTTACAACAATACTTTATGCTCGGGTTTAGCTGGAAATTCAATAGCCTTGGAAAAAAAGGAAGCATCAAAGAATATGATTTTCATTTTTAA
- a CDS encoding XdhC family protein, which translates to MTHELKEIIQQAFVNQQKGITNILATVVDLDGSSYRKPGVRMLLSSDGKISGAISGGCVEKEVQRRAQSVFKNNIPKVIAYDGRYRLGCEGILYVLLEPFVISPEFVSAFSENNKERNAYTITSFFTKEDEALGNFGSIIEFNNSQKFSFNTAFSLDKTAELTIFKQLLPPLFRLLIIGGEHDAVKLCTQATHLGWEVAVVCSIKDPKTLADFPGAKSVTAQTPETIQLSHINKHTAIVIMNHNFTYDLRWLIKLQEYTPAYIGILGAAKRREKLLNELFDFSPDISDDFLDKIHTPAGLNIGAETPEEIALSILAEILSVIRNKEVFSLKKVTGKIHN; encoded by the coding sequence ATGACACACGAACTCAAAGAAATAATACAGCAAGCTTTTGTAAATCAACAAAAAGGAATAACTAATATACTGGCAACCGTTGTAGATTTAGACGGGTCTTCGTATCGAAAACCCGGAGTTAGAATGTTGCTTTCTTCTGACGGAAAAATAAGCGGTGCTATAAGCGGAGGTTGTGTAGAAAAAGAAGTACAACGCAGAGCACAATCCGTTTTTAAAAATAACATTCCTAAAGTAATAGCCTATGACGGTCGCTATCGTTTAGGCTGCGAAGGAATTTTATATGTTTTGTTAGAGCCATTTGTTATCTCTCCAGAATTTGTCAGTGCCTTTTCTGAAAATAACAAAGAAAGAAACGCATATACCATTACATCATTCTTTACAAAAGAAGACGAAGCATTGGGTAATTTTGGTAGTATCATAGAATTTAATAATTCACAAAAATTTTCTTTTAACACAGCTTTTTCTCTTGATAAAACAGCTGAGCTCACTATTTTCAAGCAATTATTACCCCCCCTATTTCGTCTACTAATTATTGGTGGTGAACACGATGCAGTTAAGTTGTGTACACAAGCAACCCATTTAGGGTGGGAAGTAGCGGTGGTTTGTTCTATAAAAGACCCTAAAACCTTAGCTGATTTTCCAGGAGCAAAATCGGTCACAGCACAAACCCCAGAAACAATTCAACTTTCTCATATAAACAAGCATACAGCCATTGTTATTATGAACCATAACTTTACCTACGACTTACGATGGTTAATTAAATTGCAAGAATATACACCTGCGTATATCGGTATTCTAGGGGCTGCTAAGCGACGTGAAAAATTACTGAACGAACTCTTCGATTTTTCACCTGATATTTCTGATGACTTTTTAGACAAGATACACACACCCGCAGGATTGAACATTGGCGCCGAAACTCCCGAAGAGATCGCCTTGTCTATTCTTGCAGAAATTCTATCGGTAATTCGTAACAAAGAAGTGTTTTCTTTGAAAAAAGTTACAGGAAAAATCCATAATTAA
- a CDS encoding nucleotidyltransferase family protein, with protein MIHTVILIMAAGSASRMGKTKQLLPYKNTTLLEHAIEQAQKSVVKNVYCVLGANKETIQEKIKHHPIEIIYNPNYKNGLSTSIAKGIEYIQEKNFDTVLIMLADQPHVTFEYLNSLIEISEKNPLKIIASKYQHTVGVPAIFPKKYFHNLMNLKGDKGAKSFLESPTAEIIKTTISNNLVDIDTPEDYKNLLENPRLY; from the coding sequence ATGATACATACGGTAATTCTTATCATGGCTGCTGGAAGTGCCTCTCGCATGGGAAAAACAAAACAATTACTTCCTTATAAAAATACTACCTTACTAGAACACGCAATTGAGCAAGCCCAAAAATCCGTTGTAAAAAATGTGTATTGTGTTTTAGGAGCGAATAAAGAAACTATTCAAGAAAAAATTAAACACCATCCTATCGAAATAATTTACAATCCGAACTATAAAAACGGATTAAGTACTAGTATTGCTAAAGGAATTGAATACATACAAGAAAAAAACTTCGATACAGTGCTAATTATGCTGGCAGATCAACCTCATGTTACTTTTGAATATCTTAATTCTCTCATTGAAATTTCAGAAAAAAATCCTTTAAAAATAATTGCTTCCAAATACCAACATACCGTTGGAGTTCCTGCTATTTTTCCAAAAAAGTACTTTCATAATTTGATGAATTTGAAAGGAGACAAAGGAGCTAAAAGTTTTTTAGAAAGCCCTACTGCTGAAATTATAAAGACAACTATCTCTAACAACCTAGTAGATATCGATACCCCAGAAGATTACAAAAACCTACTAGAAAACCCTCGTTTATATTAA
- a CDS encoding DUF423 domain-containing protein, with amino-acid sequence MTPQIVLITGALFGLFAVVLGAFGAHALKKIATEEQIKSFETGVKYQMYHALVLLFAGSYFETPGLVLYYAFTVGTFLFSFSIYGLVLSSATGKKMKFLGPVTPLGGLLLIVGWISLLLEFL; translated from the coding sequence ATGACACCACAAATTGTATTGATTACGGGAGCTCTATTTGGACTATTTGCTGTAGTATTGGGTGCTTTTGGCGCACATGCTTTGAAGAAAATAGCAACTGAAGAACAGATAAAATCATTTGAAACAGGGGTAAAATACCAAATGTATCACGCATTGGTATTATTATTCGCTGGAAGTTATTTTGAAACGCCTGGTTTGGTATTGTATTATGCTTTTACTGTAGGCACTTTTTTATTTTCCTTTAGTATTTATGGTTTGGTATTATCGAGTGCAACAGGTAAAAAAATGAAATTTTTAGGACCTGTTACCCCTTTGGGTGGCTTGCTACTAATTGTTGGATGGATAAGCTTGTTACTAGAGTTTTTATAA
- a CDS encoding TPM domain-containing protein: MIKNSTVVDRRNCKMSSLKGVLFFVAFLCAHTLFSQGFKIPDTPDFQTSVYDYINLLSPSQKASLENKLIKYSDTTSTQIVVAIISSTQGEEIGYLATNWAHKWGIGGSEEKDNGIFMLLAKDDRKITIRTGYGTEHLLTDYVSRQIIEYNIIPYFKQDDYYAGLNSGVDAVFKVMSGEYQGSRKETGGGNFGFIVFVIILIVFFIIISNANRGNRGGGRGNYRRTDSLNDIFDTIILSNAGRGSYGRGGYGGGSSGGFGGGGGFGGGFGGGGFGGGGATGGW; the protein is encoded by the coding sequence ATGATAAAGAATAGTACGGTAGTAGATAGAAGAAACTGTAAGATGTCAAGCTTAAAAGGTGTTCTTTTTTTTGTAGCATTTTTATGTGCACACACTCTTTTCTCACAAGGATTCAAAATACCTGATACACCCGATTTTCAAACCAGTGTATACGATTATATCAACCTATTATCACCCAGTCAAAAAGCAAGTTTAGAAAATAAGCTAATTAAGTATTCCGATACCACTTCAACACAAATAGTAGTAGCGATTATAAGCTCTACACAAGGAGAAGAGATAGGGTATTTGGCTACCAATTGGGCGCATAAATGGGGGATAGGAGGAAGTGAAGAGAAAGACAATGGAATATTCATGCTGTTAGCCAAAGACGACCGAAAAATAACCATTCGAACGGGCTACGGAACCGAACACTTATTAACCGATTATGTTTCTAGACAAATTATAGAATACAACATTATTCCTTACTTTAAACAAGACGACTATTACGCTGGGTTAAACAGTGGAGTAGATGCTGTTTTTAAGGTGATGAGCGGTGAGTACCAAGGGAGCCGAAAAGAAACAGGAGGAGGAAATTTCGGATTTATTGTATTTGTCATTATTCTCATCGTATTTTTTATCATTATTTCTAACGCAAATCGAGGCAATCGTGGAGGGGGAAGAGGTAATTATCGTAGAACAGACTCGTTGAATGACATTTTTGATACGATTATTTTAAGCAATGCTGGTAGAGGAAGCTACGGAAGAGGTGGTTACGGCGGAGGTTCGTCAGGAGGTTTTGGAGGCGGAGGTGGCTTCGGTGGAGGCTTCGGCGGCGGCGGCTTCGGTGGTGGTGGTGCTACTGGTGGTTGGTAG
- a CDS encoding TPM domain-containing protein, whose amino-acid sequence MSVVEDFLTAKEEEEIVLAIRQAERNTSGEIRVHIERTSKISHYNRMLEVFQLLKMFNTKEQNAVLIYIAVDDHKFVIYGDKGIDKVVPENFWETTKQAIQNHFQHGNFKQGIIDGVIKAGEELKAHFPWTIDDENELSDEISKV is encoded by the coding sequence ATGTCTGTTGTAGAAGATTTTCTTACGGCGAAAGAAGAAGAGGAAATCGTTCTAGCGATTAGACAAGCAGAACGAAATACTTCCGGTGAAATCCGTGTACATATAGAGCGAACAAGTAAGATTTCGCATTATAATCGGATGCTGGAAGTGTTTCAATTGCTTAAAATGTTCAATACAAAAGAGCAAAATGCGGTGTTGATTTACATCGCAGTTGACGATCATAAGTTTGTGATTTATGGAGATAAAGGTATTGATAAGGTCGTTCCTGAAAATTTTTGGGAAACTACGAAACAAGCCATTCAAAACCATTTTCAACACGGAAATTTTAAGCAAGGAATTATTGATGGAGTAATAAAAGCAGGAGAAGAATTAAAAGCGCATTTTCCGTGGACTATTGATGATGAAAATGAGTTAAGTGACGAAATATCAAAAGTATAA
- a CDS encoding LemA family protein: MKKLLPIIILAIIGFGIYGWAKGFYNTGITYQEDAKTAWSNVESSYQRRNDLIGNLVKTVQGAADFEKSTLTDVINARAKATSVNIDAGNLTPEKMAQFQQAQAGLSGALSKLLVSVERYPDLKANQNFLELQSQLEGTENRINVARDRYNESVNKYNKHIKMFPGNLLAGIFNLTEMARYKADPGSENAPDVNFDFKN, translated from the coding sequence ATGAAAAAATTACTTCCTATCATTATCCTTGCTATTATAGGATTTGGAATCTATGGATGGGCAAAAGGATTTTACAACACAGGTATTACGTACCAAGAAGATGCAAAAACAGCTTGGTCTAATGTAGAGAGTTCATATCAACGACGAAATGACTTAATAGGAAATTTGGTAAAAACGGTACAAGGAGCAGCCGATTTTGAAAAAAGCACCTTGACAGATGTAATCAATGCCAGAGCGAAGGCTACTTCGGTAAATATTGATGCTGGTAATTTAACGCCAGAGAAAATGGCGCAATTCCAACAAGCACAAGCAGGGTTAAGCGGCGCTTTATCTAAACTATTGGTATCGGTTGAACGCTATCCTGATTTAAAAGCAAATCAAAACTTTTTAGAACTACAAAGTCAGCTTGAAGGAACTGAAAACCGAATTAATGTAGCTCGCGATCGTTATAATGAAAGTGTAAATAAGTATAACAAACATATTAAAATGTTTCCAGGGAACTTGTTAGCGGGTATATTTAATCTTACTGAGATGGCACGTTACAAAGCAGATCCAGGCTCGGAGAACGCTCCTGATGTAAACTTCGATTTTAAAAATTAA
- a CDS encoding MerR family transcriptional regulator, whose protein sequence is MYVDLPEKRYYKIGEVAKAFGVNSSLIRFWDKEFEIINPKKNAKGDRLFTQEDVQNFKIIYNLVKERGFTLDGAKQKLKKNPDGVLNNQEIISRLETVKAELIKIKNQL, encoded by the coding sequence ATGTATGTAGACTTACCTGAGAAGAGATATTATAAAATAGGAGAAGTAGCAAAAGCTTTTGGCGTAAATAGCTCGTTAATTCGATTTTGGGACAAGGAGTTTGAAATTATTAACCCTAAAAAAAATGCCAAAGGCGATCGGTTGTTTACACAAGAAGATGTACAAAATTTTAAAATTATTTACAATCTGGTAAAAGAAAGAGGATTTACTTTAGATGGCGCAAAACAAAAACTAAAGAAAAACCCAGACGGAGTCTTAAATAATCAGGAAATTATTAGTAGATTAGAAACGGTAAAAGCAGAGTTAATAAAAATCAAAAATCAATTATAA